The Onychomys torridus chromosome 4, mOncTor1.1, whole genome shotgun sequence genome includes a window with the following:
- the LOC118582800 gene encoding chromatin target of PRMT1 protein-like has protein sequence MRELRIVPAGSLTSLDSRDSKTRAQPVTRVVLRGTSTMPLNERFAPLGKKTQPRAMPGNVVASRKLQQQLASARNRRLAQQMEQRPCVRAALSPWQSFEGRLGVRSVQVQLGRPPGGLAKGAIGGRGAGSIQRAFAPGGGVRRDPGAITLPGAGVAPPVRAGFGSGRGAFAGRGCGRGRGRGAGRGRGALRRPALTKELLDAELDAYMATAKATLDAELEAYMAEAAPETRV, from the coding sequence ATGAGAGAGCTTCGCATCGTACCCGCCGGCAGCCTGACCTCCCTGGATTCTCGGGATTCCAAGACGCGGGCACAGCCTGTGACCAGAGTCGTGCTAAGAGGCACCAGCACGATGCCTCTAAATGAACGTTTTGCTCCACTGGGGAAGAAGACACAGCCACGGGCGATGCCGGGGAACGTCGTGGCCTCCAGGAAGCTTCAGCAGCAGCTCGCCAGTGCCAGAAACAGAAGACTGGCCCAGCAGATGGAGCAGAGACCCTGTGTTCGGGCCGCATTAAGTCCTTGGCAGAGCTTCGAGGGGCGGCTTGGAGTGAGGAGCGTCCAGGTGCAATTAGGACGGCCCCCGGGTGGCCTGGCCAAGGGAGCGATTGGAGGAAGAGGCGCAGGCAGCATCCAGAGAGCCTTTGCCCCAGGTGGAGGAGTCCGTCGTGATCCTGGAGCCATAACCTTGCCCGGGGCCGGCGTGGCACCCCCAGTCCGAGCTGGGTTTGGTAGCGGAAGAGGGGCTTTTGCAGGCCGAGGCTGTGGCCGTGGCCGTGGCCGTGGCGCTGGCCGGGGTAGAGGTGCCCTGCGTCGCCCTGCACTTACCAAGGAGCTGCTGGACGCCGAACTGGACGCATACATGGCGACAGCGAAAGCGACCCTGGATGCTGAGTTGGAGGCCTACATGGCAGAGGCAGCTCCCGAGACCCGTGTCTGA
- the LOC118581766 gene encoding chromatin target of PRMT1 protein-like, with translation MHILPAQAPASQNPSREVLRGANGGRGTGSIQRAFAPGGGVRRDPGAITVPGGGVASPGRAGFGSRRGAFAGRGRGRGRGAGRGRGALRRPALTKEQLDAELDAYMATAKATLDAELEAYMAEAAPETRV, from the exons ATGCATATACTACCTGCACAAGCTCCAGCCAGCCAGAATCCCAGCAGAGAGGTGCTGAG GGGAGCGAATGGAGGAAGAGGCACAGGCAGCATCCAGAGAGCCTTTGCCCCAGGTGGAGGAGTCCGTCGTGATCCTGGAGCCATAACCGTGCCCGGGGGCGGCGTGGCATCCCCGGGCCGAGCTGGGTTTGGTAGCAGAAGAGGGGCTTTTGCAGGCCGAGGCCGTGGCCGTGGCCGTGGCGCTGGCCGTGGTAGAGGTGCCCTGCGTCGCCCTGCACTTACCAAGGAGCAGCTGGACGCCGAACTGGACGCATACATGGCGACAGCGAAAGCGACCCTGGATGCTGAGTTGGAGGCCTACATGGCAGAGGCAGCTCCCGAGACCCGTGTCTGA